ACACCGGCCCGGACAACCAGTTCTCGCGCGCCCGGCCCAGAACGTCGAGCAGCGGCGGGAAGAACGGCGAGTCGATGGCGACGGCCGCGGCCTGCCACACCACGCCGGCTGCCAGGATGACGGCCAGGCTCAACGCGCCCCGCATCCCGAGGGCGCCTCGCCGGAGGGTCGTCGCGATCATGCCTTGCGCTCCGAGTTCTTCCAGAACAGCATCCGCCGCTCGACGTACACCAGGGCGCTGTTGATACCGAGTCCCAGCAGGCCCGTGAGCACGGTCGCCGCGTAGACCGTGTCGGCACCGGCGCCGGTGATGCTGGCCTGGAAGATCAGGGTGCCGATTCCGGCGTCACCCCCGGCGAGGAGCTCCGCACTGATGGCCACGACCAGGACGACGGCCGAGGCGATGCGCACACCCGTGTAGATGTGCGGGGCCGCGCTGGGAAGCGTCACGCGCGTGAGAACTCCCCAGCGGGAGTAGTTGAAGCTGACGGCGGTGTCCTTCGCCGTGGGGTCGACGTCGTGGACGCCGGAGATCGTGTTGAAGAAGATCGGCCAGAACGCGGCGTAGACGGTCAGGACGACCTTCATCTCGGTCCCGGTCCCCAGCATGAGCATGGCGATCGGGATCAGCGCCACGGACGGGATCGGCCGCAGGAACTCCACGAGTGCGCTCGACGCCCGGTAGGCGAGCTCCGAGGTCCCGACGAGGATGCCGACCGGTACGGCGAGCAGCATGGCCAGGGCGAGACCCGCCACCCACGCCAGCAGCGTGGCGGCCGCGTGACCGAGGAACTCACCGTCCAGGAGCAGCTCGCCCGCCCGGACCAGGACCACCGAGGACGGCGGCAGGTAGCTGGGCGGCACGATCCCGCTGCGACCGACGAGCTCCCCCACCACGATGAGCACGGCGAACCCGACCACGCCCTGGAGCCGTAGCCGGAACCGCCGCCGCGGCGGGCGCCCGACGGGTGCCACGCCGGGGCGCCGGAGGGTGGTGGCAGCCATGCTCAGTGCCCGAACGCTTCCACGAGCCACCAGGCGGCGAGATCCTGGCTCGTCTTCGCATCGATGACCAGCGGACGGTCGCGCGGGCCGGCCAACCAGGTCGTGATGATGTCGAGGTCCCGGGCCTCGCGCACCGTGGCCGCCTCGCAGCCCAGCGAGCGGGCCAGGCTGGCGATGTCGACGTCAGGGAACGTGACCGTGTCGAGCTCGTGACCGTCCGGACCGAAGTGGTGAACCTCCGCGCCGTAGCCGGCGTCATTGTACACCACGATCACCATCGGCAGCCGCAGCCTGACCACGGTCTCCAGCTCGGAGACCCCCATGAGGAATCCGCCGTCACCGCACGCGACCACCGGCAGCCGATGGGGCTGGGCCAGGGCGGCGCCGATCCCGGTCGCGAGGCCCAGGCCGATGCTCTGGAACGCCTGGGTGAAGCAGAAGGCGTCCTCGTCGGGCACCCTCAGGTAGGCCGCCGGGTAGCCCATGAAGTTCCCCGAGTCGACCGCGACCACGCGGTCGTCCGGGAGGGCGGCGTCCAGGGTCCTGCTCAGGATCCGCGGGTCGATCCGGTCACCGGTGTGCTCGTCCTCGACCGGGACGTTCGTCCAGTGGCCCCCCGCGGCGATCCGCGCGCCGACGGCGGCGGTGCGGTAGCCCTCGCGTGGCTGCGTGAGGCGCGAGGCGAGGTGCGCTCGGACGGCGGCGGCGGTCGCGGCGACGTCTCCGACCACTCCAAGGTCGATGGCCCGGTGCGCGCCCAACGCCTCGCGTTCGAGGTCGACCTGGACGACGGTGGCCTCCTCAGAGATGAGCTTGCCTGATCGCATCGTCCACATGTTGAGGGCGCAGCCCCAGCCCACGATGAGGTCGGCTCCATGGACCAGGTCCGCCACCTCCGGGGTGGAGAAGCCGCCTACGATCCCCAGGCTCCAGGGATTCCCGGCGAACAGCCCGTTCGCGACGGCGGAGGTCCCGACCAGGGCGCCGACCTCTGCCGCCAACGCCGTCAGCGCCTCGGCGCCCCGCTTGCCGCGAGAGCCGCGGCCTGCGACGAAGACGGGCTTGCGGGCGGCCAGGAGAAGGTCGGCAAGGGTCTGCACGGCTTCCGCGTCGGGCTCGACCGGGGAAGTGCCGCTCGCACGCCGCACCGCATACTCACCGTCGCCCGTGATCTCCTCGGCCAGGATGTCGATGGGCAGGTTGAGCAGCACCGTGCGTCGTTGCTCGCGTGCTTCGTCGAGCGCGGCGAGCGCTTCCGCGACTGCGGTCTGCGCGCTGGTGACGGTGCGCGCGACTGCACCGACCGATGTGGCGAGCTGCTGCTGCTCGATCCAGAAGTTCGAGTGCCGCAGCACTGCCTGCGGCGCCAGCACCAGCATCGGGGTGCGGCTCTTG
This window of the Georgenia yuyongxinii genome carries:
- a CDS encoding ABC transporter permease; protein product: MAATTLRRPGVAPVGRPPRRRFRLRLQGVVGFAVLIVVGELVGRSGIVPPSYLPPSSVVLVRAGELLLDGEFLGHAAATLLAWVAGLALAMLLAVPVGILVGTSELAYRASSALVEFLRPIPSVALIPIAMLMLGTGTEMKVVLTVYAAFWPIFFNTISGVHDVDPTAKDTAVSFNYSRWGVLTRVTLPSAAPHIYTGVRIASAVVLVVAISAELLAGGDAGIGTLIFQASITGAGADTVYAATVLTGLLGLGINSALVYVERRMLFWKNSERKA
- a CDS encoding thiamine pyrophosphate-binding protein, producing MRVDQAIGQHLAAAGVSHVFGVVGSGNFHVTNALNQSGARFVAARHEGGAATMADAFARMSGEVGVLSVHQGCGLTNAVTGIAEAAKSRTPMLVLAPQAVLRHSNFWIEQQQLATSVGAVARTVTSAQTAVAEALAALDEAREQRRTVLLNLPIDILAEEITGDGEYAVRRASGTSPVEPDAEAVQTLADLLLAARKPVFVAGRGSRGKRGAEALTALAAEVGALVGTSAVANGLFAGNPWSLGIVGGFSTPEVADLVHGADLIVGWGCALNMWTMRSGKLISEEATVVQVDLEREALGAHRAIDLGVVGDVAATAAAVRAHLASRLTQPREGYRTAAVGARIAAGGHWTNVPVEDEHTGDRIDPRILSRTLDAALPDDRVVAVDSGNFMGYPAAYLRVPDEDAFCFTQAFQSIGLGLATGIGAALAQPHRLPVVACGDGGFLMGVSELETVVRLRLPMVIVVYNDAGYGAEVHHFGPDGHELDTVTFPDVDIASLARSLGCEAATVREARDLDIITTWLAGPRDRPLVIDAKTSQDLAAWWLVEAFGH